The genomic region GCGAATACCACCCTGCGGTCACCGCCGACCAGCGTGGATGGCACCGAGAGCCGAGGGGTGCGCTTTCGTTCCTCACGAAGAAGCGTCTGCATCTTTGTGATGCCCCGCCTCTTGTCCCGTCGGCTCGGCTCGGTCGCATTGTTGACGGGTACGAATAGACCCGCCGCCCGACGGGGAGAGCCGCCGGGATCGGCGATCGTCGGAGCGGGCTGGCACTCCAGCCACTCGAGGGCGGCCCGCTCGCCGGGATCGGGAGGGTCCGAGCCGTATCTGGCCCACGACTCCACCAGCGCCGCGAACAGGCGCGCCAAGTGCGGCGGCCACTCTGGTTGTTGCGTGTTGCTGACGTCAGCAGCCGAATAGCGGCCGGTCGCGAACGCAATCTCGACGGCAAGCGGCACGGCTACCCGACCGCCGCTTCATCGACGTCCGCCTTCCGATCCCTTACGGCTTTGCGGAGGCTCGCCGTGGGTGTCAGCACGACCGGTTCGGTCGCCCAGGCGAGCCCGGCCTCGGCGGAGCCTTCGGCGGCGCGTCCGAGCATCTCAGCCGCGGCACCCGGAGTGACGGGAGCGAATTCGTGCACCTCGCCGTACGCATCCACCAGTTCCACGGTGGGTGGCCCATCAGGAACGAGCAAGCACCGTGAGCGGAGCGCGTACCCCTGCGCGTCGCGGAAGACCGCTGCAGCCAGGGCGAGCGCAGTTACCGCAGTTCGTGCCTCGACCGTGGCTTCACGGTGGCGAGGGAAGCGCAGCTTGCGGATTGCGTTCAACGCCACAACCGTCGACTGCTCGGCGTGAGAGAAGGTCACGCCACCGATCCCAGTGAACTCGTCTTCTGAGGGCGGTGAGATGCTGGGGGTGACATTGCCCAGACCGAGCCCCGACATTTTCCCCTTTCCTCGACCGTCGCCGTACTGCAGTGGCCTGTCCTTGGAGTCCCGTTCGGCCTGCTCCTCGTCAGTGGTCCATGGCGGTTCGCTCGGATCGTCGGCGTGGGCCTTGTTCCTGAAGACGGCGCCAGTGGATTCGATCTTCAACGGGTCGAGCTTGCTCGAGGATGATCGCCCGACCACGACGTCGATGGCGACGATCTCCGAGACGACGCGTCTCTCGAACTTGTGGCCCCGCGAGGCATCGCCACCCATCGAGTCCCACTCCCCGAATACCAAGACGGTGGGGCAGTAGCGGAACATGTCGGCGGCATCGCGCTCGCTGCTGTTGAAGATCGCTCTCCCGATGGGCGACTCGCGAAACCACTCGCCATCCACCTTGCACTCGCGGAATGTCGCATCGGCGACGCGATGGGAGGCCTCCAGAGCGGTCAGACGTCCTGGGCGGATTCCGTCGTAGTCCGCCCCCTCGCCATCGTCTCGCGCGAAGTCAGCCTCGACGAACGGAATCTCGATCAATCCGTCCTCGATGGCGTCCAGCAGCGCCTCTTCGGCACGGTTCGTCTGCGATGCGACCGAAT from Deltaproteobacteria bacterium harbors:
- the cas7u gene encoding type I-U CRISPR-associated RAMP protein Csb1/Cas7u, producing the protein MTSDTQATAAHPELTLDALRTAVEGGANYLRIKTALQPADGPGGKVYPPTYAGPAGQPRADEARYHIEERHRDGRTIKVAVLDSVASQTNRAEEALLDAIEDGLIEIPFVEADFARDDGEGADYDGIRPGRLTALEASHRVADATFRECKVDGEWFRESPIGRAIFNSSERDAADMFRYCPTVLVFGEWDSMGGDASRGHKFERRVVSEIVAIDVVVGRSSSSKLDPLKIESTGAVFRNKAHADDPSEPPWTTDEEQAERDSKDRPLQYGDGRGKGKMSGLGLGNVTPSISPPSEDEFTGIGGVTFSHAEQSTVVALNAIRKLRFPRHREATVEARTAVTALALAAAVFRDAQGYALRSRCLLVPDGPPTVELVDAYGEVHEFAPVTPGAAAEMLGRAAEGSAEAGLAWATEPVVLTPTASLRKAVRDRKADVDEAAVG